The Dunckerocampus dactyliophorus isolate RoL2022-P2 chromosome 13, RoL_Ddac_1.1, whole genome shotgun sequence genome window below encodes:
- the disp2 gene encoding protein dispatched homolog 2 isoform X1, whose product MSSSAAPLKSSGSPGCQLASTLENEQEMDADSTKGDSTDAIVMDGCSAEERSIQDTYRSGIPAVSLCPPDSGHPGQAERELCDGCSSLDGPSSSTQLHHKLPRGSAELPKCSHSRPCTALNPNKCGDPNSTVGSNAEGGVLVKVGHSCGSAHQTSRQDEVARCHWLHGSRDGDAQKRTQRRVVTAWGGGLDCFVRSYSQLLVEYPLEVLVGCALLLLGCSLAGLFIGPLPDFSEPLLGFEPRGTDIGIRQSSLSKLQENTGPGKALSLLPQQLTQSTAPEGEGIHNTSGLRLKRMLATDSTSESFLCDAPGQRLAQLVFRSENSASLWSLKAIHAMCEMEQSRIRSQAQFQDVCQQHVRAEAEAVSRSGCCPSWSLGNYLAVLTNASCCRSLTSHQVSEALNLLRRCAPYYHEGHLVEACFQTHKYGSCSSVPSHCKQSRIVFQILHFLVDKDFLSPQTAEYQIPTLKYSLLFLPVNKGERMMEIYMRSLKGRDLTYNNTTVTGMDLGIKQALFKYYLARDSVFPVLAVISLLFTMTLYLHSLVMVALSVLAITGSLLTSYFLYKVAFRLTFFPLVNLTAALILLGSCSNQVFIFADFWNLQRSQKPSASLGKRVHRVLQEMGYLILASGLTSSAAFFSGYLSSITAIRCFSVYLGTASLVSSFLALVWLPCAFILHERYTEASSASVPPQGWKPCCTKNPVGFWDASSRKRCLFTFGQKLRELKRGLADMSNLVFLKILPCGVVKFRYIWVCWFAVLAAGGTYMSCFDPGMKLPTLDSTVTQLFRSSHPFERYDAEYRHMFMFERQTNGEDRPVTLMLVWGVKPTDNGNHFDPKSNGSLVLDPDFTMSKRDAQVWLRDLCGRVQNQSFYSAPSAVDKEAMTDNVCLVDQLIHWVSLRRCSESRDALNLCCNDIAFPFSPSVFESCLSMMLAERSAEGHLTKGGGLYFQPDGRIAALVLAFKTTYSYSFNFNQTSVFYRETLAWFNKEISGAPKGLEKGWFISQLSLFDLQQALSSETLAVAGTSVSLTFILLLITTWSIPLSVYGTVAVGGSVFVTVGLLVLLEWQLSGIEALLITSAAGLSVDFVANYCISYCFAPHSDKIGKVAHSTKRMGCPVAIVSGAFFCTGLIMSPSTVLLFRKLGIFLFLVKCVACGFATFFFQSLCCFFGPQRNCGRIPLPCLSDPPGGTVSSCSGAEEGSLPTNGAFDRARLRRAYEKEAGGYLYSNQQRGNQMGTRGPEQYELQPLAYRLSDSFENSTCTSKLSNRPSVLSDEIEYCGSDAALAGESGQTCQAPVALQTSSPYKENSMRSVGAAKDEMTLGKRLCKSCQDPSSTLQHWTNKTFSSSSSIDETIISHTLETTDQTCLCTDEQTTEEQLLQASSQSISSCEFLDDSNETCLSDIEPGPSNAQQSYGEAQLQPGHLNGKRDTLHLSLRETVYETCGKGRSSQTEDVVILPNSKPDLPDVWIKRDGREETL is encoded by the exons CTCCCCCGGGGCTCAGCAGAACTCCCAAAATGTTCCCACAGCAGACCTTGCACCGCTCTCAATCCAAACAAATGCGGAGACCCGAACAGCACCGTTGGCTCTAATGCAGAGGGGGGTGTGCTGGTGAAAGTGGGACACAGCTGCGGTTCAGCCCATCAGACGTCTCGCCAGGATGAAGTGGCGAGATGTCACTGGCTGCACGGGTCAAGAGACGGCGACGCGCAGAAACGGACGCAGCGCCGCGTGGTGACAGCTTG GGGTGGAGGACTCGACTGCTTTGTGAGAAG TTACTCCCAGCTGCTGGTGGAATACCCGCTAGAGGTTCTTGTGGGATGTGCCTTACTGCTCCTCGGATGTTCACTGGCTGGCCTCTTCATCGGTCCACTGCCTGACTTCTCGGAGCCTCTGCTG GGCTTTGAGCCACGAGGGACAGACATCGGCATTCGCCAGTCCAGCTTGTCCAAGCTGCAGGAGAACACTGGCCCAGGGAAAGCATTGTCCCTGTTGCCACAGCAGCTCACTCAAAG CACTGCTCCTGAAGGAGAAGGCATCCACAACACCTCAGGACTACGATTGAAGAGGATGCTAGCCACAGACTCGACTTCAGAGTCATTCCTATGTGATGCCCCAG GCCAGCGTTTAGCCCAGCTGGTATTTCGCTCAGAAAACTCAGCCAGTCTCTGGAGCCTGAAGGCCATCCACGCCATGTGTGAGATGGAACAATCGAGA ATACGCTCCCAGGCTCAGTTCCAGGATGTGTGCCAGCAGCATGTGAGAGCTGAGGCTGAAGCGGTGTCCAGAAGTGGCTGCTGTCCAAGCTGGTCTCTAGGAAATTACTTAGCAGTCCTCACTAATGCCTCCTGCTGCCGAAGCCTAACCTCACACCAG GTCTCGGAGGCTCTTAATCTTCTCCGGAGGTGTGCTCCTTACTATCACGAAGGCCACCTGGTGGAGGCCTGTTTTCAGACACACAAGTATGGCAGCTGTTCTTCTGTCCCATCTCACTGCAAACAATCTCGGATAGTTTTCCAAATTCTACACTTCCTGGTTGATAAAGACTTCCTCAGCCCACAGACAGCGGAATATCAGATCCCAACGCTCAAGTACAGTCTTCTGTTTCTACCGGTCAACAAAGGGGAACGCATGATGGAGATCTACATGAGGAGCCTGAAGGGAAGAGATCTAACGTACAACAACACGACTGTCACTGGCATGGATCTTGGAATCAAGCAGGCACTGTTCAAGTATTATCTCGCAAGAGACTCAGTGTTCCCGGTCCTTGCAGTCATTTCCCTTCTCTTCACAATGACCCTCTATCTCCACTCTCTCGTCATGGTGGCGTTATCTGTGCTAGCGATCACAGGATCCCTCCTCACTTCCTATTTCCTCTACAAAGTAGCATTTCGCTTGACTTTCTTCCCCTTGGTTAACCTCACGGCAGCGCTTATTCTCCTGGGAAGCTGCTCCAATCAAGTTTTTATCTTTGCCGACTTCTGGAATCTGCAGCGGTCCCAGAAGCCCTCGGCCTCCTTGGGGAAGCGAGTACACAGGGTTTTGCAGGAAATGGGCTATTTGATTCTAGCGTCAGGATTGACCTCCAGTGCGGCTTTTTTCTCTGGATatctcagcagcatcacagCTATCAGATGTTTCTCCGTTTATCTCGGCACCGCCTCCTTGGTCAGCTCTTTTTTGGCGTTGGTGTGGCTGCCGTGCGCGTTTATCCTGCATGAGCGCTACACAGAAGCATCCTCTGCATCCGTGCCGCCGCAGGGATGGAAGCCCTGTTGCACTAAAAACCCTGTCGGATTTTGGGATGCGAGCTCACGCAAGAGGTGCCTCTTCACATTTGGGCAGAAGCTAAGAGAACTGAAACGAGGTCTTGCTGACATGTCAAATTTAGTGTTCCTCAAAATCCTGCCTTGTGGAGTGGTAAAGTTTCGCTACATCTGGGTGTGCTGGTTCGCAGTGCTGGCTGCGGGTGGCACGTACATGTCCTGCTTTGACCCGGGAATGAAGCTCCCCACCCTTGACAGCACCGTCACTCAGCTTTTCCGCTCCAGTCACCCATTTGAGAGATACGACGCCGAATATCGTCACATGTTCATGTTTGAGAGACAGACGAATGGAGAAGACAGGCCCGTGACATTGATGCTTGTTTGGGGAGTCAAACCGACGGACAACGGAAATCACTTTGACCCAAAAAGCAATGGCTCTTTGGTTCTCGATCCAGACTTTACAATGAGCAAACGTGATGCTCAGGTTTGGTTGAGGGACCTGTGCGGACGAGTGCAAAACCAAAGCTTTTACTCTGCCCCGTCCGCTGTAGACAAAGAGGCGATGACAGATAATGTCTGTCTTGTGGACCAGCTCATACACTGGGTATCTCTCAGAAGGTGCTCAGAGAGTCGCGATGCACTTAATCTTTGCTGCAACGACATCGCTTTCCCATTCTCCCCTAGCGTCTTTGAGAGCTGCTTGAGCATGATGCTGGCAGAGAGGTCAGCTGAGGGCCATCTGACCAAAGGGGGAGGGCTGTACTTCCAGCCAGATGGCCGCATCGCCGCCCTGGTGCTGGCATTCAAAACCACATACAGCTACAGCTTCAACTTCAACCAAACGAGTGTTTTCTACAGAGAAACCCTGGCGTGGTTTAACAAAGAAATATCAGGAGCTCCAAAAGGGCTGGAGAAAGGCTGGTTCATCAGCCAGCTGTCTCTTTTTGACCTACAGCAAGCTTTGAGCTCGGAGACACTAGCAGTAGCCGGCACCTCTGTGTCGCTTACATTTATTTTGCTTCTCATAACCACCTGGAGTATTCCATTAAGTGTTTACGGGACTGTAGCTGTGGGTGGCAGTGTGTTTGTCACCGTTGGACTCCTGGTCCTCCTCGAGTGGCAGCTTAGTGGCATTGAGGCTCTGTTGATCACATCTGCAGCCGGGCTGTCTGTTGACTTCGTGGCCAACTACTGTATTTCCTACTGCTTTGCTCCTCATTCTGATAAAATAGGAAAAGTAGCACATTCCACAAAGAGGATGGGATGTCCCGTAGCAATAGTTTCTGGTGCTTTTTTCTGCACTGGGCTCATCATGTCACCTTCGACTGTGTTGCTCTTCAGAAAATTGGGgattttcttatttttggtGAAATGTGTAGCATGTggatttgcaactttctttttcCAGTCACTGTGCTGCTTCTTCGGCCCTCAGAGGAACTGTGGCAGGATTCCACTCCCTTGTTTGTCAGACCCGCCTGGCGGGACGGTGTCTTCTTGCTCAGGGGCAGAAGAAGGCTCCCTGCCGACTAACGGGGCTTTTGACAGAGCTAGATTGAGGAGGGCTTATGAAAAAGAAGCAGGTGGCTACCTCTACTCGAACCAGCAGAGAGGGAACCAGATGGGAACCAGAGGGCCGGAACAGTACGAGCTGCAACCTTTAGCCTATCGACTGAGTGACAGCTTTGAGAACAGCACCTGCACCAGTAAGTTGTCCAACAGGCCTTCTGTGCTGTCTGATGAGATTGAATACTGCGGGAGTGATGCAGCCTTGGCGGGGGAAAGTGGGCAGACGTGCCAAGCACCTGTAGCTCTGCAGACCTCTTCTCCATACAAAGAGAACTCAATGCGATCTGTGGGTGCCGCAAAGGATGAAATGACTCTCGGCAAGAGGTTGTGTAAATCTTGTCAGGATCCTTCTAGCACACTGCAACACTGGACCAATAAAACATTCTCCTCGTCTTCTAGCATAGATGAGACCATAATAAGCCACACCCTTGAGACCACTGACCAGACATGTCTGTGCACAGATGAGCAAACCACAGAGGAGCAACTCCTTCAGGCCTCCTCTCAGTCCATTAGCTCCTGCGAGTTCCTGGATGATTCTAATGAAACATGTTTGAGCGACATTGAACCAGGGCCTTCCAATGCCCAGCAAAGTTACGGAGAAGCTCAGTTACAACCGGGACACCTGAATGGGAAGAGAGACACATTACATCTCTCACTCAGGGAGACAGTTTATGAGACCTGTGGGAAAGGTCGCAGCAGTCAGACTGAGGACGTTGTCATTTTACCCAATAGCAAGCCGGATTTACCAGACGTTTGGATTAAAAGAGATGGACGAGAGGAGACGCTATAA
- the disp2 gene encoding protein dispatched homolog 2 isoform X2 codes for MDADSTKGDSTDAIVMDGCSAEERSIQDTYRSGIPAVSLCPPDSGHPGQAERELCDGCSSLDGPSSSTQLHHKLPRGSAELPKCSHSRPCTALNPNKCGDPNSTVGSNAEGGVLVKVGHSCGSAHQTSRQDEVARCHWLHGSRDGDAQKRTQRRVVTAWGGGLDCFVRSYSQLLVEYPLEVLVGCALLLLGCSLAGLFIGPLPDFSEPLLGFEPRGTDIGIRQSSLSKLQENTGPGKALSLLPQQLTQSTAPEGEGIHNTSGLRLKRMLATDSTSESFLCDAPGQRLAQLVFRSENSASLWSLKAIHAMCEMEQSRIRSQAQFQDVCQQHVRAEAEAVSRSGCCPSWSLGNYLAVLTNASCCRSLTSHQVSEALNLLRRCAPYYHEGHLVEACFQTHKYGSCSSVPSHCKQSRIVFQILHFLVDKDFLSPQTAEYQIPTLKYSLLFLPVNKGERMMEIYMRSLKGRDLTYNNTTVTGMDLGIKQALFKYYLARDSVFPVLAVISLLFTMTLYLHSLVMVALSVLAITGSLLTSYFLYKVAFRLTFFPLVNLTAALILLGSCSNQVFIFADFWNLQRSQKPSASLGKRVHRVLQEMGYLILASGLTSSAAFFSGYLSSITAIRCFSVYLGTASLVSSFLALVWLPCAFILHERYTEASSASVPPQGWKPCCTKNPVGFWDASSRKRCLFTFGQKLRELKRGLADMSNLVFLKILPCGVVKFRYIWVCWFAVLAAGGTYMSCFDPGMKLPTLDSTVTQLFRSSHPFERYDAEYRHMFMFERQTNGEDRPVTLMLVWGVKPTDNGNHFDPKSNGSLVLDPDFTMSKRDAQVWLRDLCGRVQNQSFYSAPSAVDKEAMTDNVCLVDQLIHWVSLRRCSESRDALNLCCNDIAFPFSPSVFESCLSMMLAERSAEGHLTKGGGLYFQPDGRIAALVLAFKTTYSYSFNFNQTSVFYRETLAWFNKEISGAPKGLEKGWFISQLSLFDLQQALSSETLAVAGTSVSLTFILLLITTWSIPLSVYGTVAVGGSVFVTVGLLVLLEWQLSGIEALLITSAAGLSVDFVANYCISYCFAPHSDKIGKVAHSTKRMGCPVAIVSGAFFCTGLIMSPSTVLLFRKLGIFLFLVKCVACGFATFFFQSLCCFFGPQRNCGRIPLPCLSDPPGGTVSSCSGAEEGSLPTNGAFDRARLRRAYEKEAGGYLYSNQQRGNQMGTRGPEQYELQPLAYRLSDSFENSTCTSKLSNRPSVLSDEIEYCGSDAALAGESGQTCQAPVALQTSSPYKENSMRSVGAAKDEMTLGKRLCKSCQDPSSTLQHWTNKTFSSSSSIDETIISHTLETTDQTCLCTDEQTTEEQLLQASSQSISSCEFLDDSNETCLSDIEPGPSNAQQSYGEAQLQPGHLNGKRDTLHLSLRETVYETCGKGRSSQTEDVVILPNSKPDLPDVWIKRDGREETL; via the exons CTCCCCCGGGGCTCAGCAGAACTCCCAAAATGTTCCCACAGCAGACCTTGCACCGCTCTCAATCCAAACAAATGCGGAGACCCGAACAGCACCGTTGGCTCTAATGCAGAGGGGGGTGTGCTGGTGAAAGTGGGACACAGCTGCGGTTCAGCCCATCAGACGTCTCGCCAGGATGAAGTGGCGAGATGTCACTGGCTGCACGGGTCAAGAGACGGCGACGCGCAGAAACGGACGCAGCGCCGCGTGGTGACAGCTTG GGGTGGAGGACTCGACTGCTTTGTGAGAAG TTACTCCCAGCTGCTGGTGGAATACCCGCTAGAGGTTCTTGTGGGATGTGCCTTACTGCTCCTCGGATGTTCACTGGCTGGCCTCTTCATCGGTCCACTGCCTGACTTCTCGGAGCCTCTGCTG GGCTTTGAGCCACGAGGGACAGACATCGGCATTCGCCAGTCCAGCTTGTCCAAGCTGCAGGAGAACACTGGCCCAGGGAAAGCATTGTCCCTGTTGCCACAGCAGCTCACTCAAAG CACTGCTCCTGAAGGAGAAGGCATCCACAACACCTCAGGACTACGATTGAAGAGGATGCTAGCCACAGACTCGACTTCAGAGTCATTCCTATGTGATGCCCCAG GCCAGCGTTTAGCCCAGCTGGTATTTCGCTCAGAAAACTCAGCCAGTCTCTGGAGCCTGAAGGCCATCCACGCCATGTGTGAGATGGAACAATCGAGA ATACGCTCCCAGGCTCAGTTCCAGGATGTGTGCCAGCAGCATGTGAGAGCTGAGGCTGAAGCGGTGTCCAGAAGTGGCTGCTGTCCAAGCTGGTCTCTAGGAAATTACTTAGCAGTCCTCACTAATGCCTCCTGCTGCCGAAGCCTAACCTCACACCAG GTCTCGGAGGCTCTTAATCTTCTCCGGAGGTGTGCTCCTTACTATCACGAAGGCCACCTGGTGGAGGCCTGTTTTCAGACACACAAGTATGGCAGCTGTTCTTCTGTCCCATCTCACTGCAAACAATCTCGGATAGTTTTCCAAATTCTACACTTCCTGGTTGATAAAGACTTCCTCAGCCCACAGACAGCGGAATATCAGATCCCAACGCTCAAGTACAGTCTTCTGTTTCTACCGGTCAACAAAGGGGAACGCATGATGGAGATCTACATGAGGAGCCTGAAGGGAAGAGATCTAACGTACAACAACACGACTGTCACTGGCATGGATCTTGGAATCAAGCAGGCACTGTTCAAGTATTATCTCGCAAGAGACTCAGTGTTCCCGGTCCTTGCAGTCATTTCCCTTCTCTTCACAATGACCCTCTATCTCCACTCTCTCGTCATGGTGGCGTTATCTGTGCTAGCGATCACAGGATCCCTCCTCACTTCCTATTTCCTCTACAAAGTAGCATTTCGCTTGACTTTCTTCCCCTTGGTTAACCTCACGGCAGCGCTTATTCTCCTGGGAAGCTGCTCCAATCAAGTTTTTATCTTTGCCGACTTCTGGAATCTGCAGCGGTCCCAGAAGCCCTCGGCCTCCTTGGGGAAGCGAGTACACAGGGTTTTGCAGGAAATGGGCTATTTGATTCTAGCGTCAGGATTGACCTCCAGTGCGGCTTTTTTCTCTGGATatctcagcagcatcacagCTATCAGATGTTTCTCCGTTTATCTCGGCACCGCCTCCTTGGTCAGCTCTTTTTTGGCGTTGGTGTGGCTGCCGTGCGCGTTTATCCTGCATGAGCGCTACACAGAAGCATCCTCTGCATCCGTGCCGCCGCAGGGATGGAAGCCCTGTTGCACTAAAAACCCTGTCGGATTTTGGGATGCGAGCTCACGCAAGAGGTGCCTCTTCACATTTGGGCAGAAGCTAAGAGAACTGAAACGAGGTCTTGCTGACATGTCAAATTTAGTGTTCCTCAAAATCCTGCCTTGTGGAGTGGTAAAGTTTCGCTACATCTGGGTGTGCTGGTTCGCAGTGCTGGCTGCGGGTGGCACGTACATGTCCTGCTTTGACCCGGGAATGAAGCTCCCCACCCTTGACAGCACCGTCACTCAGCTTTTCCGCTCCAGTCACCCATTTGAGAGATACGACGCCGAATATCGTCACATGTTCATGTTTGAGAGACAGACGAATGGAGAAGACAGGCCCGTGACATTGATGCTTGTTTGGGGAGTCAAACCGACGGACAACGGAAATCACTTTGACCCAAAAAGCAATGGCTCTTTGGTTCTCGATCCAGACTTTACAATGAGCAAACGTGATGCTCAGGTTTGGTTGAGGGACCTGTGCGGACGAGTGCAAAACCAAAGCTTTTACTCTGCCCCGTCCGCTGTAGACAAAGAGGCGATGACAGATAATGTCTGTCTTGTGGACCAGCTCATACACTGGGTATCTCTCAGAAGGTGCTCAGAGAGTCGCGATGCACTTAATCTTTGCTGCAACGACATCGCTTTCCCATTCTCCCCTAGCGTCTTTGAGAGCTGCTTGAGCATGATGCTGGCAGAGAGGTCAGCTGAGGGCCATCTGACCAAAGGGGGAGGGCTGTACTTCCAGCCAGATGGCCGCATCGCCGCCCTGGTGCTGGCATTCAAAACCACATACAGCTACAGCTTCAACTTCAACCAAACGAGTGTTTTCTACAGAGAAACCCTGGCGTGGTTTAACAAAGAAATATCAGGAGCTCCAAAAGGGCTGGAGAAAGGCTGGTTCATCAGCCAGCTGTCTCTTTTTGACCTACAGCAAGCTTTGAGCTCGGAGACACTAGCAGTAGCCGGCACCTCTGTGTCGCTTACATTTATTTTGCTTCTCATAACCACCTGGAGTATTCCATTAAGTGTTTACGGGACTGTAGCTGTGGGTGGCAGTGTGTTTGTCACCGTTGGACTCCTGGTCCTCCTCGAGTGGCAGCTTAGTGGCATTGAGGCTCTGTTGATCACATCTGCAGCCGGGCTGTCTGTTGACTTCGTGGCCAACTACTGTATTTCCTACTGCTTTGCTCCTCATTCTGATAAAATAGGAAAAGTAGCACATTCCACAAAGAGGATGGGATGTCCCGTAGCAATAGTTTCTGGTGCTTTTTTCTGCACTGGGCTCATCATGTCACCTTCGACTGTGTTGCTCTTCAGAAAATTGGGgattttcttatttttggtGAAATGTGTAGCATGTggatttgcaactttctttttcCAGTCACTGTGCTGCTTCTTCGGCCCTCAGAGGAACTGTGGCAGGATTCCACTCCCTTGTTTGTCAGACCCGCCTGGCGGGACGGTGTCTTCTTGCTCAGGGGCAGAAGAAGGCTCCCTGCCGACTAACGGGGCTTTTGACAGAGCTAGATTGAGGAGGGCTTATGAAAAAGAAGCAGGTGGCTACCTCTACTCGAACCAGCAGAGAGGGAACCAGATGGGAACCAGAGGGCCGGAACAGTACGAGCTGCAACCTTTAGCCTATCGACTGAGTGACAGCTTTGAGAACAGCACCTGCACCAGTAAGTTGTCCAACAGGCCTTCTGTGCTGTCTGATGAGATTGAATACTGCGGGAGTGATGCAGCCTTGGCGGGGGAAAGTGGGCAGACGTGCCAAGCACCTGTAGCTCTGCAGACCTCTTCTCCATACAAAGAGAACTCAATGCGATCTGTGGGTGCCGCAAAGGATGAAATGACTCTCGGCAAGAGGTTGTGTAAATCTTGTCAGGATCCTTCTAGCACACTGCAACACTGGACCAATAAAACATTCTCCTCGTCTTCTAGCATAGATGAGACCATAATAAGCCACACCCTTGAGACCACTGACCAGACATGTCTGTGCACAGATGAGCAAACCACAGAGGAGCAACTCCTTCAGGCCTCCTCTCAGTCCATTAGCTCCTGCGAGTTCCTGGATGATTCTAATGAAACATGTTTGAGCGACATTGAACCAGGGCCTTCCAATGCCCAGCAAAGTTACGGAGAAGCTCAGTTACAACCGGGACACCTGAATGGGAAGAGAGACACATTACATCTCTCACTCAGGGAGACAGTTTATGAGACCTGTGGGAAAGGTCGCAGCAGTCAGACTGAGGACGTTGTCATTTTACCCAATAGCAAGCCGGATTTACCAGACGTTTGGATTAAAAGAGATGGACGAGAGGAGACGCTATAA